In the genome of Clostridia bacterium, the window TTCCAGGATAGGAAGTGCCCTTCTGGAAAAGTATGAAGACAGTGGTATGGTCATATATTATCCCTATTTCATAGCAGATAAAAGCGGAGTAATAGATATTAGAAGCAGCCAAACCGTCATAGAAGCTGTAGCTAAGGACTTGTGGAACCTTGTGACCCACGGGCGGAAAGACATCACAATAATTCTCGAAGAATGTGGTGCAAGGTATATTGGGGATGAAAGCTTCCTTTCAGTGGAGGAGCTTGATATTCTCCTAAAGTATATCAACCGCATCAAGGCATACTATAGGGGAGTAATGAGCGAGGGAAAGTCAATAATAGCAGAATGGAGCTTTGCCTACAACACTGATATTGACAACAAGCCTCTAGGTGAAAAGTATCTGGTGTTCTATGAATTAAGAAGCATATAGCCATAAAAAAAATGCCCTGAGGCATTTTTTTTATGGCTTGTATATCACTCTTTCATCTATGTCTTTCAATGTGCTGCAGCCAGTCATTATCATAGCATCTCTAAGCTCAGCACCTATCTTTTTTGTATAAAGCTCCACTCCTTCGGCACCTCCGCCGTAAGCCGCAACTCCATATGGTCTCCCTATCAGCACTGCATCGGCTCCCAGAGCGAGCATCTTAAGGACATCAACTCCTGTCCTTATTCCACCATCAATAAATATCTTGATTTTTCCACCTACTGCCTTATATATTTCTGGCAGTACCTCTACTGTTGCAGGTGTATGGTCAAATACCCTGCCCCCGTGGTTGGATACGACTATCCCATAAGCGCCTGCCTCAACAGCCTTAACAGCTCCCGCCACAGTCATTATCCCCTTTATTATGAAAGGCAGCTTTGTGCTCATCACTATTTCCCTTATTTCCTCAACAGATTTAGGGCTTACCGGCTTGCCCGCAGCAGCCAGAACAGACAGACCTGCAGCATCAATATCCATTGCCACTGCCAAAACGCCTGCCTCATCAGCCTTTTTCACCTTAGCTATGACTTCTTCCTTCTTCCATGGTTTTATTGTTGGTATACCCCAGCCTTCAACCTTGGATATTGCCTTAATAGGCATATTATAATGCTCCTCTTTCACACCATCTCCAGTAAAACCTGCAGTGCCAGCATTCTTGCAGCCAGCTGCAATTGCATAGCTGTACTCCTCATCATTAAGCGCATCTCCATACTGCTGGTGCAAGCC includes:
- a CDS encoding alpha-hydroxy-acid oxidizing protein — translated: MEYKEVLEKAKAAIGSKCRICRECNGIVCRGELPGMGGKGSGSSFIRNFEKLNAIKLNMDTIYEFKEVNTSVELFGKSFSFPVFAAPIGGLHQQYGDALNDEEYSYAIAAGCKNAGTAGFTGDGVKEEHYNMPIKAISKVEGWGIPTIKPWKKEEVIAKVKKADEAGVLAVAMDIDAAGLSVLAAAGKPVSPKSVEEIREIVMSTKLPFIIKGIMTVAGAVKAVEAGAYGIVVSNHGGRVFDHTPATVEVLPEIYKAVGGKIKIFIDGGIRTGVDVLKMLALGADAVLIGRPYGVAAYGGGAEGVELYTKKIGAELRDAMIMTGCSTLKDIDERVIYKP